From the genome of Desulfonatronum thiosulfatophilum:
CGGTCAGGCCCTGAAGGAAATTCTGGCCCTGGCGGAGCAGGCGGCGGATCAGGTCCGCTCCATTGCCACGGCTGCCGAGGAACAGTCTGCCACCAGTGAAGAAATCAATCGCGGCGTGGAGGACATCAACCGGATTGCCTCTGAGACCAACGAGGTTATGAGCCAGTCAGCCCAGGCCGTTTCCGATCTGGCCAGGCAATCCCAGGATCTGCAGAATCTCGTGCGGCAGATGAAGGATTCCTGATCTTTGTCGCCCAGGCGCACATGCCCGGAACTCACGCATGAGTTCCGGGCATGTGCGCCGGAGTTGCCGACCTGTTGCGCAACTGATATGGACCCTGCATCATTCACCGTTTCCGGAGAAATTGTCATGCAAGAGCAATATACGCGACAAGACAAGGACAGCGCACTGCTTCAACTGGTCACCTTCAACATCGGCGATGAAGAGTTCGGTGTGGAAATTCTTAAGGTTCAGGAGATCATCCGAATGATGGGCATCACCCGGGTGCCCAAGGCGCCGGATTTCGTGGAGGGCGTGATCAACCTGCGGGGCAAGGTCATTCCAATCATTGATCTGCGCAAACGGTTCGGCATGGCTACACAGGAGCACGACAAGCACACCCGGATCATCGTGATCGAGATCAGCAAGGTGATTGTCGGCTTTGTTGTGGATTCCGTCTCCGAGGTTCTTCGCATCCCGGCGAATACCGTGGAACCGCCACCGCCCATCATTTCCGGGATTGAGTCCGAATACATCAGCGGGGTGGGCAAGCTGGCCGATCGCCTGCTGATCCTGCTGGATCTGGACAGGCTGCTGAGCAAGGGCGAGCAAAGTATGCTGGCTGGAGTCTAGCCTCGCCAGTTGCCTGTTTAACAATCTTCTCTTCCTCCTCCTTGCCCCGGGGCGTCACGCGCCTCGGGGCTTTCATCGCATTTTGCAATTACGCAGCAGATTCCATTTATGGCCTTAATTCGGTCCTGGATTCCCGCCTTTGCGGCGATTTTTTATCTGGGCGACTTCAAATCAGCTATGCCCACGAAGGGAGGTATCCAGTTCTTTTATCCATATGAACTGAGTAGTTTCCGTAATTTCACATTTAATCAGCGCCTTATGGCGTCTCCCACCTCTTCATGCACTTGCAACGTTATCGCTTGATTGTCACCGGCCAGGTTCAGGGCGTGGGATTTCGACCTACGGTGTACAAGCTGGCCCTGGAGTCGGGGCTGACTGGATTCGTGTTGAATTCTGCTGAAGGCGTGGCCATAGAAGTTCAGGGATCGGGTTCGAATGCTTCAATTTTCGCGGATCTTCTGCGTCGCTCGCTCCCGCCATTAGCCCAAATCACTTCTCTTTCCGCGACTCCGGTCCCGGTCCAAACCGGGGAGAAGGAGTTCCGGATTCTGCAGAGCATCTCCGCAACCGGTCACCAGGTTCTGATCAGCCCGGACACAGCCACCTGCGACGATTGTCTGGGAGAACTCTTCGATCCCCGAAATCGGCGCTACCGCTACCCGTTCATCAATTGCACCAATTGCGGCCCCCGGTTGACCATCACCAAGAGCATTCCTTACGACCGCCCGATGACCTCCATGGCCTGTTTCCCGCAATGTCCGGATTGTCTCCGGGAATATGAAGACCCTCTGAATCGCCGCTTTCACGCCCAGCCGAACTGTTGTCCAATTTGTGGTCCCCAGGTCTGGCTTTCCTCGCACCAGGGCAGCCGTCTGGCTGAAGCGAATTCCGCTTTGGAAGGTGCGGCTCGGGCTCTGGCTGAAGGCAAGATCCTCGCGGTCAAGGGGCTTGGCGGCTTTCACTTGGTCTGCGCAGCCGGCAGCGATCAGGCCGTGGCTGAACTGCGGCGGCGCAAGCAGCGCTGGGAGAAACCACTGGCCGTGATGGCTTCGGATGTGGAAACGGCACTTCGGGTCGCCGTGGTGTCCCCCGCGGCACAGGAGCAGCTGGTTTCCATTCAGCGTCCCATCGTGCTGTTGCCCGCTGCCCACAATGGAATTCTGTCCGAACATCTGGCTCCGGATACGGACTATCTGGGTCTGATGCTGCCGTATACCCCGTTGCACCATGTTCTGCTGGACATGTTCCGCCTAGCCGTCGGGCCCAAATGGCCACCGGTTCTGGTGATGACTTCCGGCAACCTGAGCAGTGAACCCATAGCCTTGGGCAACCGGGAGGCCCTGCAGCGCCTTGCGCCGCTCGCGGATCTCTTTCTTTTCCACGACCGGGACATTTTGATCCGCTGTGATGATTCCGTACTCCGCCCCAATTCGGTTACCGGGCAGCCGGATTTTTTCCGGCGAGCCAGGGGATACACGCCGTCTCCGGTATTTTTACGCCGCCCGGGACCCAGCGTGCTTGGCCTCGGTCCGGAACTGAAGGTCACCGTCTGTCTGACCAAAGGCGACCAGGCGTTTGTCAGTCAGCATGTAGGGGATCTGAAGAACCTGGAAACCTTCGCCTTCTACCGGGAAACCATCAGCCACTTGCAGAGCATTCTGCAGGTCCGCCCTGAAGCCCAAGTCGCAGACCTGCATCCCGACTATATGAGCACCGTCCATGGCCGGGAACTGGAAGGGCCGCTGTTTCAACTTCAGCACCATGTGGCGCATATTCACTCGGTCCTGGCCGAGAACCGGCATGAACTTCCGGCTCTGGGGCTGGCTCTGGACGGGGCCGGGCTGGGCGACGATCGGACCATCTGGGGCGGCGAAGCCTTGCTGGTTGATCCTCGCGGCACCGAATACGCAAGACTTGGACACTTCGCGCCGGTGATGCAGCCCGGCGGGGAAGCCGCGGCCCGGGAGCCATGGCGCATGGCCCGCAGCTATCTGTGGAGCATCGGAATCGCTACTCCGGCGGATCGGCCCTGGCCCTGGCTTGAGACCCATGGCCAGGCCGACGCCATGGTGGGAACCATGCTCCATAAGCAGATCAATTCTCCGCAAACCACGAGCTGCGGCAGGCTGTTCGATGCCGTGGCCGGCTTGCTGGGACTCAAAAACGTCATGGCCTATGAAGGACAGGCCGCCATCATCCTGGAACGGATCCAGCATCCCGGCGATCTTGAACCCTATCCCTGCCCGTTACGTCTGGATCTCGAACCGGTGCAGCTGGATACCCTGTTCCTCTTTTCCCAGGTTCATGCCGACTGGGAGAGAGGCGCACCGGCAGGTATGATCAGCCGCCGGTTCCATTTGGGCCTGATCAGGGGATTGGCCGAGCTGGCGGTTCGTCTGGCCGAACGGGCCGGTGTCCACAGCGTGGGGCTCAGCGGCGGGGTGATGCAGAACGCCACCCTTGCCACTCTCCTCCCGGCTGCTCTGGCCAAAAGGGGCCTGACTGCTCTGATGCACGCCCAACTTCCCCCCAATGACGCCTGCATCTCCCTGGGGCAGGCCATGTACGGCCGGATGATGTTGGAGCGCGGATAAAAAACGCCTCGGCAAGCTCAAGGACCCGGCCCGCCGTTCCAAATCGGCGTTATTCGACGACCATCACTGCCCCCATCACAAGCCTTTCGCTTGCATTTACAATCCCTGTTCATATTTCTCGATGAGCACTTCTGGCAAAGCCTCAGGGCGAGGGTTTCTGGGTAATAACTGTTCGCGGATTCCTATCGCAATCCAAATCGAAATCGCAATCGAAATCGCAATCGAAATCGCAATCGAAAAAAAACGCTTTCCCTCGTTGAGCCGTGATCCTTATTTATATGGTCTTCGATTTCGATTGCGATTTCGATTGCGACTGCGGTGGGACAGAGTGTTCAGGTGTATCTATATCCTCCCGAATTTATGATAAAATCGAAATTTCCTGCAAGCCTCTGGCAATCACCTTGTCTTTCCCATCAGTCTTAACTAACATTCATTCCTTTTCGCAATTTTCAGGTTGGTATTCATGACATCACGTGGACCGCATATCTCCATTCCTCATATTCGTTTATTGCCCCGGGTATTCAATTTGACGCAGGAACAGGTCGATTCCTGGCCGGAAAGCGTCCGTTCCCTGGCCGTGGAAATGGCCGCGGAACTTTTTCTGCTGCGTTACAATCCGTTCATTGCACCGGACATGGTTCGGAACAGCGTGAATGCGCAACTGTCGGCCAACGCCCCTTCCCTGGACTCGGAATATGCCACTGCCCTGGAACAGGCCGTGGATCATTTCTGGCAGGACTACGAGGCGGAACAAAATTTCAAGTCCGACCTGATCAAGCGCCTTCAGGAATGTCTGCCCACGGAGTGCATTAACAATAATCCCAATGCCCTGGTGGAGTGCTCAACGGACGCTACGGACTTGCGCCTGGAACTGCCGTTGCTGGTGGTGGCTCCGGAAAATACCGAACAGGTCCAGTGCATTATCCGATTGGCCAATGAAATGGGTTTCAGCATCGTGCCCCGCGGCGGCGGTTCCGGCCTGACCGGAGGGGCCATTCCGGCCGGAAAACGAACGGTAATGCTCAGCCTGAGCCGGATGAAAAACATCCTCAGTATCGACAAGAAGGAAAAAAAATTGTGCGCCCAAAGCGGCGTGATCACCCTGAACGCGATCCAGGCGGCTGCCGGCCAGGGTCTGCTGTTCACCGTTGATCCGGCGTCCAAGGCAGCTTCGTCCCTGGGGGGCAACATCTCCGAGAACGCCGGAGGCCCCTTCGCCTTTGAGTACGGAACCACCCTGGACAACATCCTCAGCTATGTCATGGTCCTGCCCAGCGGGGACTGCATCGAGGTGCGGCGGAAAAATCATCCTCTGCACAAGATTCTTCCCAACGAGGACGCCGTTTTTGAGGTTCTGGACGATCAGGGACAACCGCGGGAAACCATTTCCCTCCACGGGAGCGATATCCGCGGCGAGAACCTGGGCAAGGACGTTTCCAACAAGTTTCTCGGCGGCCTGCCTGGAATCCAGAAAGAAGGCGTGGACGGCATCATCACCGAAGCCTGCTTCATTCTGCACCCCATGCCCGCCTATTCCCGCACGCTGTGCCTTGAATTCTATGGTCGGAGCATGCATCCGGCCATGCTGGTCATCAATGACCTGGTGGCCATGCGCGACACCATCCGGGAGCAGGGGGACCTGGTCAAAATGTCCGCTCTGGAAGAATTCGGGACCAAATACGTCCAGGCCATCGAGTACCAAAAGAAATCATCCCGATATGAGGGCGATCCGATCTCGGTGCTTCTGATCCAGATGGACTCGGACGACGAGGCCGCGCTGGATGGAGCTGTCGGAACAGTGGTGGACATTGTCGGTCCGTATGAGAACGTGGATGTATTCGTGGCCTCGGACTCCAAGCAGGCTGAAATATTCTGGGAGGATCGCCACCGCCTCAGCGCCATCACCCGCCGGACCAGCGGTTTCAAGATCAACGAGGACATCGTCATCCCGCTGAAGGTGATTCCCGAATTTTCGGACTTTTTGGAACATCTGAATCTGCGATGTCTGGCCAAGGCCTACCGCCGGGCTCTCCAGGAAGTCGCCGGCCTTCAGGGTGTGGCCGACCAAGACGAATTTGTGGAAATGGAGCTGGACTACTGCGCTCGGATTCTCAAAGACGAAATTACGGCCAAGGAGTTGTCGGACCAGGAGTTCGAGATCCAGACCCAGTTTTTCTTTCAGGATCTGCGCAACCGCTACCCCCGTTTGCAGCCGGAACTGGACGAAATCCTGACCCGGATGCGGGCCACGCGGATTATCGTGGCCAATCACATGCACGCCGGTGACGGCAACTGCCACGTCAACATCCCCGTCAACTCCAACGATCCCCAAATGCTGCATCAGGCAGAGGAAGCGGCGGGCGAAGTCTTCAAGAAAGTCCTGGAACTCAAGGGCGCGGTTTCCGGCGAGCACGGCATCGGGATCACCAAGATCGCCTTCCTGCCCGATGAGAAGATCCAGGCCTTGAAAGCCTACAAGAACAAGGTGGATCCTAAAAATATCATCAACCCCGGGAAGCTGACCCTGCGCGAGCAGCCCTCCCCCCCGTACACCTTTTCCTTCAAT
Proteins encoded in this window:
- a CDS encoding chemotaxis protein CheW, with translation MQEQYTRQDKDSALLQLVTFNIGDEEFGVEILKVQEIIRMMGITRVPKAPDFVEGVINLRGKVIPIIDLRKRFGMATQEHDKHTRIIVIEISKVIVGFVVDSVSEVLRIPANTVEPPPPIISGIESEYISGVGKLADRLLILLDLDRLLSKGEQSMLAGV
- the hypF gene encoding carbamoyltransferase HypF, with product MHLQRYRLIVTGQVQGVGFRPTVYKLALESGLTGFVLNSAEGVAIEVQGSGSNASIFADLLRRSLPPLAQITSLSATPVPVQTGEKEFRILQSISATGHQVLISPDTATCDDCLGELFDPRNRRYRYPFINCTNCGPRLTITKSIPYDRPMTSMACFPQCPDCLREYEDPLNRRFHAQPNCCPICGPQVWLSSHQGSRLAEANSALEGAARALAEGKILAVKGLGGFHLVCAAGSDQAVAELRRRKQRWEKPLAVMASDVETALRVAVVSPAAQEQLVSIQRPIVLLPAAHNGILSEHLAPDTDYLGLMLPYTPLHHVLLDMFRLAVGPKWPPVLVMTSGNLSSEPIALGNREALQRLAPLADLFLFHDRDILIRCDDSVLRPNSVTGQPDFFRRARGYTPSPVFLRRPGPSVLGLGPELKVTVCLTKGDQAFVSQHVGDLKNLETFAFYRETISHLQSILQVRPEAQVADLHPDYMSTVHGRELEGPLFQLQHHVAHIHSVLAENRHELPALGLALDGAGLGDDRTIWGGEALLVDPRGTEYARLGHFAPVMQPGGEAAAREPWRMARSYLWSIGIATPADRPWPWLETHGQADAMVGTMLHKQINSPQTTSCGRLFDAVAGLLGLKNVMAYEGQAAIILERIQHPGDLEPYPCPLRLDLEPVQLDTLFLFSQVHADWERGAPAGMISRRFHLGLIRGLAELAVRLAERAGVHSVGLSGGVMQNATLATLLPAALAKRGLTALMHAQLPPNDACISLGQAMYGRMMLERG
- a CDS encoding FAD-binding and (Fe-S)-binding domain-containing protein: MTSRGPHISIPHIRLLPRVFNLTQEQVDSWPESVRSLAVEMAAELFLLRYNPFIAPDMVRNSVNAQLSANAPSLDSEYATALEQAVDHFWQDYEAEQNFKSDLIKRLQECLPTECINNNPNALVECSTDATDLRLELPLLVVAPENTEQVQCIIRLANEMGFSIVPRGGGSGLTGGAIPAGKRTVMLSLSRMKNILSIDKKEKKLCAQSGVITLNAIQAAAGQGLLFTVDPASKAASSLGGNISENAGGPFAFEYGTTLDNILSYVMVLPSGDCIEVRRKNHPLHKILPNEDAVFEVLDDQGQPRETISLHGSDIRGENLGKDVSNKFLGGLPGIQKEGVDGIITEACFILHPMPAYSRTLCLEFYGRSMHPAMLVINDLVAMRDTIREQGDLVKMSALEEFGTKYVQAIEYQKKSSRYEGDPISVLLIQMDSDDEAALDGAVGTVVDIVGPYENVDVFVASDSKQAEIFWEDRHRLSAITRRTSGFKINEDIVIPLKVIPEFSDFLEHLNLRCLAKAYRRALQEVAGLQGVADQDEFVEMELDYCARILKDEITAKELSDQEFEIQTQFFFQDLRNRYPRLQPELDEILTRMRATRIIVANHMHAGDGNCHVNIPVNSNDPQMLHQAEEAAGEVFKKVLELKGAVSGEHGIGITKIAFLPDEKIQALKAYKNKVDPKNIINPGKLTLREQPSPPYTFSFNRLIQDLSRSGLPERDRLIRLLTNIQTCSRCGKCKQVCPMYLPAQGLLFHPRNKNISLGAMIEAIYYTQTLTGQPEQRLLKELGRLMQHCTGCGKCTSACPVKINTPDVVLELRGYLQGKGADGHPFKNRIMDYLAKDPPCRLPRAAKFMAVAQNIQNKAIGLVPTKWRQRAESPLLRGKGPQLEFRNLSESLSLGKGSIFIPAGNGKSIQNKETVLYFPGCGAGLFFRSIGLATISLLLKADCQVILPESHLCCGYPLLAGGSEKAFQTNKDRNVAALTRLLNKAKGQGFTVSHIITACGSCREGVKDYHLAAKAGHALKHQDSLQFLLQRLAHKLPESLHAPGPLLYHAACHNEWSGVEGVKSGKIYAEALSKLLKTDVRISPHCCGESGLGAMTSPAIYNKLRRRKTDQLRSDIEQMDSPEPILVGCPSCRIGLTRCLQELGQQKKVVHTMEYMAGLLAGEDWEKNAAKEIAQSRFTQRNTRT